Proteins from a single region of Sneathiella aquimaris:
- a CDS encoding cation:proton antiporter, whose translation MDDFPVFFVGAFLLFIFGLVSRLIEKSVFSGPMFFLAAGVLMGPVGLDVIELQLNTPTSKIIAELTLVLILFVDASKIHHTDLVKTLVGAPARLLGIGLPFTIVTGAIIAFLLFPDLDPWLVVLIALILSPTDAALGQAVISSDNVPERIRESISIESGLNDGIVLPLVLVCLAVLAGGAEAFHGGTVWLPFMLKQLLLGPLIGAFVGYIGGRLVDLAVNFGLMESTFQRLASISIALLAYAFAEFFDGNGFIAAFFAGLFLGVKSLAVRKRIQAFGGAEGQMLSLYIFFILGLVGVPIALPYLDLTMLAYSLLSLTIVRMMPVALSMIGSGWTGFSVLFVGWFGPRGIASILYLLIVVGELGTEGYERAIAIIVLVVVISTFLHGFSAAPMTKMFKGLRDKGT comes from the coding sequence ATGGATGATTTCCCAGTTTTTTTTGTTGGTGCATTTTTACTTTTTATCTTTGGGCTTGTGTCGCGACTGATCGAAAAGTCAGTTTTCTCTGGGCCCATGTTTTTTTTGGCCGCAGGTGTGTTAATGGGGCCGGTTGGCCTGGATGTTATTGAGCTTCAGTTAAACACACCCACCAGCAAGATCATCGCAGAATTGACCCTTGTGTTGATCCTGTTTGTCGATGCTTCGAAAATTCATCATACGGACCTAGTTAAAACTCTGGTCGGCGCCCCGGCTCGGTTGCTGGGGATAGGATTGCCGTTCACCATAGTGACAGGGGCCATTATTGCGTTTCTCCTGTTTCCTGATCTTGATCCTTGGCTTGTTGTGCTGATTGCCCTGATTCTATCGCCCACAGACGCGGCACTCGGCCAGGCGGTTATCAGTAGCGATAATGTTCCTGAAAGAATTAGAGAATCGATTTCCATCGAAAGCGGGTTAAATGACGGTATCGTGTTACCGTTGGTGCTCGTGTGCCTTGCCGTTCTCGCGGGCGGGGCAGAGGCTTTTCACGGTGGTACAGTGTGGCTGCCCTTTATGCTGAAGCAGTTATTGCTAGGGCCTCTCATTGGCGCGTTTGTGGGGTATATTGGGGGTCGGTTAGTCGATTTGGCTGTCAATTTCGGCTTGATGGAAAGTACCTTTCAGCGACTGGCATCCATTTCGATTGCTCTGCTTGCCTACGCTTTTGCGGAATTTTTCGATGGAAACGGATTTATTGCCGCCTTTTTTGCAGGCTTGTTTCTTGGGGTGAAGTCCTTGGCAGTACGCAAAAGAATTCAAGCCTTTGGCGGCGCAGAAGGCCAGATGTTGTCGCTATATATTTTCTTCATTCTGGGTCTTGTCGGTGTCCCTATTGCGTTGCCCTACCTTGATTTAACCATGCTTGCTTATAGTTTGCTGAGCCTTACCATCGTTCGCATGATGCCTGTTGCACTCTCGATGATTGGTAGTGGATGGACGGGTTTTTCAGTGCTGTTCGTAGGATGGTTCGGGCCGCGGGGGATTGCCTCAATATTATATCTGCTGATCGTTGTGGGGGAATTGGGCACGGAAGGTTATGAGCGTGCAATTGCAATTATTGTTCTTGTTGTCGTGATCAGTACATTTCTGCATGGGTTCAGCGCCGCCCCGATGACTAAAATGTTTAAAGGACTTCGCGACAAAGGAACCTGA
- a CDS encoding CoA pyrophosphatase: MTFLNKTVDILKETLAPVLDPIPESNRTVLDEFGNFRGDHDLNPASFPQHNIVYKPAAVLVPIVHRQSKPHVILTRRAGHLNKHAGQISFPGGRAEETDQSVVDTALRESHEEIGLVPSRVDVLGTLNTYLTVTHYSVTPVVGLVEPEGDFVAEVNEVSEIFEVPLDFLIDAENHQKHSGFHNGIERFWYAMPYNDYYIWGATAGMIKDLSDRISD, encoded by the coding sequence ATGACATTTTTGAATAAGACAGTGGATATATTAAAAGAAACCTTGGCGCCGGTTCTGGACCCCATTCCGGAAAGTAACAGAACCGTATTGGATGAGTTTGGTAATTTTCGGGGAGATCACGACCTAAATCCGGCCAGCTTTCCCCAACATAATATTGTCTACAAACCTGCCGCCGTGCTTGTTCCTATCGTTCACCGTCAATCAAAACCCCATGTAATTCTGACCCGGAGAGCGGGACATTTGAACAAACATGCAGGGCAAATCAGTTTTCCGGGTGGGCGAGCGGAAGAAACTGACCAAAGTGTTGTCGATACCGCGCTTCGTGAAAGTCACGAGGAAATAGGATTAGTGCCTTCCAGGGTTGATGTTCTGGGCACATTGAATACATATCTAACGGTAACGCACTATTCTGTTACGCCTGTTGTTGGGCTGGTTGAACCAGAAGGGGACTTCGTGGCAGAAGTAAATGAAGTGTCCGAGATTTTCGAAGTGCCGCTGGATTTCCTGATCGATGCAGAGAACCATCAGAAACATAGTGGTTTTCACAATGGCATTGAAAGATTTTGGTACGCGATGCCCTATAACGATTATTACATCTGGGGGGCAACCGCCGGGATGATCAAAGATTTATCAGATCGGATTTCAGACTAA
- a CDS encoding AAA family ATPase has product MRPNDTPPSLHFFCGKMAAGKTTYARELAEKEKAVLISEDLWLSRLFPEEINTFQEYLTCSSRLKRVLQDHVQSLLRDGVSVVLDFPGNTRGQRAWFKNVCKEANAEHCLHYLERSNAECLVQLKKRNREKPEGSKRTSPEEFMMVTSYFEEPSVEEGFNVHHV; this is encoded by the coding sequence ATGAGACCGAATGATACGCCCCCTTCATTACATTTTTTCTGTGGAAAAATGGCCGCAGGAAAAACTACTTATGCCCGTGAACTTGCTGAAAAAGAGAAGGCTGTTCTAATCAGTGAAGATCTTTGGTTGTCCCGCCTCTTCCCGGAAGAAATCAATACCTTTCAGGAATATCTAACGTGTTCTTCAAGGTTGAAACGCGTTTTGCAAGATCATGTTCAGAGCCTTTTGCGGGATGGGGTCTCCGTTGTTTTGGATTTTCCTGGAAACACAAGAGGGCAGCGGGCCTGGTTCAAGAACGTTTGCAAGGAAGCCAATGCCGAGCATTGCCTGCATTATCTCGAACGGTCAAATGCAGAATGTCTTGTACAATTGAAAAAAAGAAACCGGGAAAAGCCGGAAGGGTCGAAAAGAACTTCCCCCGAAGAATTTATGATGGTGACCAGCTATTTCGAAGAACCCAGTGTTGAAGAGGGCTTTAATGTCCATCATGTGTAG
- a CDS encoding DUF58 domain-containing protein: MTDLGLRKNTHRLERVDAEKLSHSLPALMLQAEKLVNGFDPGTHGRRKSGVGEDFWQFKSYEHSDPSSSIDWRQSAKRDQLFIRQNELETPESVWFWCDNSPGMAFSSKNPIPSKLFQSRVLTLATALLLMKGSENFAYIGGLQKASQGPVSFERFTENLLRLDSKDLATLTSGLRLPKKARVVLISDFLYPQEQLQKFFNILQQTENRGLLVQINDPAEIGFPFKGRILFKGMNGPLSALFGRSENIRDEYLEKFQAHQTFLKQAARKLQWDYLGHNTEKPMSEPLSSIFFSLQRKTK, translated from the coding sequence ATGACCGACCTTGGCCTGCGCAAAAACACTCATCGCCTGGAAAGGGTGGACGCTGAAAAGCTTTCCCACAGCCTGCCTGCCTTGATGTTACAGGCTGAAAAACTGGTAAACGGATTTGATCCCGGAACACATGGTCGCCGCAAATCCGGTGTTGGCGAGGATTTTTGGCAGTTCAAATCCTATGAACATTCCGATCCATCTTCGAGCATCGATTGGCGGCAGTCTGCCAAGCGTGATCAACTTTTCATTCGCCAGAATGAATTGGAAACGCCTGAAAGTGTTTGGTTCTGGTGTGATAACAGCCCCGGCATGGCGTTCAGTTCCAAAAACCCCATCCCGTCAAAGCTTTTCCAAAGCCGGGTTCTTACGCTTGCAACGGCTTTACTTCTTATGAAAGGCAGCGAAAATTTTGCTTATATTGGCGGTCTGCAAAAAGCATCGCAGGGCCCCGTATCGTTTGAGCGCTTCACCGAAAATCTCCTTCGATTGGATAGCAAGGACCTTGCTACATTAACAAGTGGGCTTCGTTTACCCAAAAAGGCACGCGTCGTTTTGATTAGCGATTTTCTATATCCACAGGAACAGTTACAAAAATTCTTCAACATTCTTCAACAAACCGAAAATCGTGGTCTGTTGGTGCAGATCAATGATCCAGCTGAAATCGGCTTCCCATTTAAAGGCCGTATTCTTTTCAAGGGAATGAACGGTCCGCTTTCTGCCTTGTTTGGAAGGTCTGAAAATATTCGCGACGAATATCTGGAAAAATTTCAGGCCCATCAAACCTTTCTCAAACAGGCTGCGCGTAAACTGCAATGGGATTATCTCGGCCATAATACAGAAAAACCAATGAGCGAGCCTCTTTCTTCCATCTTCTTTTCTTTGCAAAGGAAGACGAAATGA
- a CDS encoding bifunctional transcriptional activator/DNA repair enzyme AdaA, whose product MDVLEKRAAVSDRDKRYDGVFVYAVKTTGIYCRPSCPSRQAKPENMLFFDLPDDAEKNGFRACKRCRPDFANTKDPLFSMIRQVSTIIRKGLEENPDDKVSLAHLSAETGYNEDYLARSFKQVMGVSPFEYYDMLRNGKLRENLKRGENVSSAAYGAGFGSSSRLYEKAHERLGMTPASYAKGGKGAEIAYAIVDCFLGKMLIGGTRKGVCAVYFGDSEASLLDELKAEFPEAEIAPEIGDLAEWTAKISTFLERKTAAVPEIPLDMFGTAFQRRVWQELLKIAPGETKTYKQIADDMGRHKSARAVGRACATNPVSLIVPCHRVIGSDGKLHGYRWGLERKELLRRWELTE is encoded by the coding sequence ATGGACGTGTTGGAAAAAAGAGCGGCGGTGTCTGATCGGGACAAGAGGTATGATGGCGTTTTTGTATATGCTGTAAAAACAACCGGTATCTATTGTCGCCCTTCCTGTCCGTCTCGTCAGGCAAAGCCTGAGAATATGTTGTTTTTCGACCTGCCTGATGACGCTGAAAAGAACGGGTTCAGGGCCTGCAAACGATGTCGCCCGGATTTCGCGAATACGAAAGATCCTCTTTTTTCAATGATACGTCAGGTATCGACCATCATCCGGAAGGGCCTTGAAGAGAACCCGGACGACAAAGTCTCACTGGCTCATCTATCTGCAGAAACCGGTTATAACGAAGACTATCTAGCCCGGAGTTTTAAGCAGGTTATGGGGGTAAGCCCGTTTGAATATTATGATATGTTACGCAATGGTAAGCTGAGGGAAAATCTGAAGCGGGGCGAGAATGTCTCATCCGCGGCTTATGGGGCCGGTTTTGGATCCTCAAGCAGGCTCTATGAAAAGGCGCATGAACGTCTTGGAATGACACCAGCATCCTATGCCAAGGGTGGTAAAGGGGCTGAGATTGCTTATGCTATTGTTGACTGTTTTCTTGGAAAAATGCTGATTGGGGGAACCCGAAAAGGGGTCTGTGCCGTTTATTTTGGAGATTCTGAGGCTTCTCTGTTGGACGAATTGAAAGCAGAATTTCCTGAGGCGGAAATTGCACCCGAGATTGGCGATCTCGCTGAATGGACAGCAAAGATCAGTACATTTCTGGAGAGAAAAACTGCGGCTGTTCCCGAAATTCCACTTGATATGTTTGGGACTGCATTTCAGCGCCGTGTATGGCAGGAACTGTTAAAAATAGCGCCAGGCGAAACCAAAACATATAAACAAATTGCTGACGATATGGGGCGCCATAAATCTGCGCGCGCTGTTGGTCGTGCATGTGCGACGAATCCAGTGTCTTTGATTGTACCATGTCATCGGGTCATCGGGTCAGATGGAAAGTTGCACGGGTATCGCTGGGGGCTTGAAAGAAAGGAGCTGCTTCGGCGGTGGGAACTTACAGAATAA
- a CDS encoding CCA tRNA nucleotidyltransferase, which yields MVPQALVDLTKEPPAWLHYKETLSLFVALEQAGGHCRFVGGCVRDALVGILSDDLDVSTNLIPEDASKRLEKAGFKVVPTGIDHGTITAIKNHRVFEVTTLRIDAETFGRHASVAFTDDWKIDAARRDFTFNALSLDQEGGLHDYFGGQEDLAKGRVRFIGDAGARIREDYLRILRYFRFFARFGNGDPDKNELAQIQKNATSLSRLSRERVTKELWLLLGLDNPVQSLKLMKEYGVFRSLFGVDLFPEYVEALTAVEREKDPVARLLALIGGESNYFRLVQSTLRLSNKTQQRIQSACETELAADLDPHAQKKALYRLGPVVFKDCAMIGALRNSNAPSFKEYLRLAETWSVPEFPVKGRDLVAWGMKPGPEIGKALALLTQIWIDNDFALTADELHKRL from the coding sequence ATGGTGCCGCAAGCGCTTGTTGATTTAACGAAAGAGCCGCCCGCCTGGCTTCACTATAAAGAGACACTAAGTTTGTTTGTCGCCCTTGAACAAGCGGGTGGCCATTGCCGTTTTGTTGGTGGTTGCGTGCGTGATGCATTGGTTGGTATTTTAAGTGACGATTTGGATGTCAGTACGAACCTGATCCCGGAAGATGCATCAAAAAGGCTTGAAAAGGCCGGTTTTAAGGTGGTGCCAACCGGAATTGATCACGGGACAATCACCGCTATAAAAAATCACAGGGTATTTGAAGTCACGACATTGCGCATTGATGCAGAAACATTTGGGCGCCATGCATCCGTTGCTTTTACCGATGACTGGAAAATTGATGCCGCACGGCGGGATTTTACGTTTAACGCGCTCTCTCTGGATCAGGAGGGGGGCCTTCATGATTACTTTGGCGGGCAAGAGGATTTAGCGAAAGGCAGGGTGCGCTTTATCGGGGATGCCGGGGCGCGTATACGGGAAGATTATCTAAGAATATTACGATATTTCCGGTTTTTTGCGCGATTTGGTAATGGCGATCCCGATAAGAATGAGCTGGCACAGATTCAAAAGAACGCGACCTCTCTCTCTCGGTTATCGAGGGAGCGGGTGACAAAGGAATTATGGCTGCTATTGGGGCTCGATAACCCGGTTCAATCTCTTAAGCTGATGAAGGAATATGGTGTTTTCAGATCCTTGTTTGGCGTTGATCTTTTTCCGGAATATGTGGAAGCCTTAACGGCGGTTGAACGAGAAAAGGATCCGGTGGCCAGATTGTTGGCGTTGATCGGCGGTGAGAGCAATTATTTTCGTTTGGTGCAGTCCACCTTGAGGTTGAGCAACAAGACCCAACAAAGAATTCAGAGCGCGTGTGAAACTGAACTTGCGGCAGATCTTGATCCCCATGCCCAAAAAAAGGCGCTTTACCGACTTGGGCCTGTGGTTTTCAAAGACTGCGCGATGATCGGTGCTTTGAGAAACAGCAATGCCCCTTCTTTTAAAGAGTATCTAAGGTTAGCCGAAACCTGGTCGGTTCCAGAATTTCCGGTTAAGGGGCGAGACCTTGTGGCTTGGGGGATGAAGCCTGGACCGGAGATTGGCAAAGCGCTTGCCTTGTTGACCCAGATTTGGATTGACAATGATTTTGCGCTCACCGCGGACGAACTGCATAAGCGGTTATAA
- a CDS encoding lysozyme family protein, translating to MFNKFFILVLTTLIFQTVPVQAAQFPANGAEFLNTCRSATERTEKSLRLPKRLLNAISLAETGRWHKEKREIIAWPWTVYSEGRGRYLPSKAAAIAEVKKLKKKGVKNIDVGCMQVNLHWHPNAFTSLEEAFDPTVNASYAGALLKKLQRKNRSWNIAVAHYHSQTKKFNIPYKKKVLKLWQEERRRDTALRMEKAREQYRKRRALIDKRREAILKKKQEALQLASNS from the coding sequence ATGTTTAATAAATTTTTCATCTTGGTGTTAACAACACTTATTTTCCAGACAGTCCCTGTTCAGGCTGCGCAGTTTCCTGCAAACGGCGCAGAATTCCTCAACACCTGTCGTTCTGCAACAGAACGAACGGAAAAATCCTTAAGGCTGCCAAAGCGGCTTTTAAATGCCATTTCACTTGCTGAGACTGGTCGCTGGCACAAAGAAAAGCGGGAAATAATTGCCTGGCCCTGGACTGTTTACTCCGAAGGGAGGGGGCGATATTTGCCGAGCAAAGCTGCCGCTATTGCCGAAGTTAAAAAACTTAAAAAGAAGGGTGTAAAAAATATTGATGTGGGATGTATGCAAGTGAACCTGCATTGGCACCCCAATGCCTTTACTTCGCTTGAAGAGGCTTTCGATCCAACGGTGAATGCGTCCTATGCCGGCGCTCTTTTGAAAAAACTGCAAAGGAAAAACCGGTCCTGGAACATTGCGGTCGCTCATTATCACTCGCAGACAAAAAAATTCAATATTCCGTACAAAAAGAAAGTCCTTAAACTCTGGCAGGAAGAGAGGCGTCGGGACACCGCCCTTCGCATGGAAAAAGCCAGAGAGCAATATCGCAAACGTCGCGCCCTGATCGACAAAAGAAGAGAGGCAATTTTGAAAAAGAAACAGGAGGCTCTTCAACTTGCGTCAAACAGTTAA
- a CDS encoding MerR family transcriptional regulator, producing the protein MHFSIGELSQKTGVKVPTIRYYEKIELLSAPIRSEGNQRRYSQQQLECLSFIKHGRDLGLPLEAIRELIELNAHPERPCAHADEIATSHLSDIRARITQLKRLEAELDRIVAGCKANQVGDCYVIRSLANHELCQTDH; encoded by the coding sequence ATGCATTTTTCAATTGGTGAACTTTCACAAAAAACCGGTGTAAAAGTACCAACAATTCGATATTACGAGAAAATAGAATTGTTAAGTGCGCCGATCCGTTCCGAGGGAAATCAAAGACGGTATTCCCAACAACAATTGGAATGTCTCTCCTTTATTAAACATGGGCGGGACCTCGGCTTACCCCTCGAAGCGATCCGTGAGCTTATTGAATTGAATGCCCATCCGGAGCGCCCTTGCGCCCATGCAGACGAAATCGCCACTTCCCACCTTTCTGATATTCGCGCGCGGATTACGCAACTCAAAAGGCTGGAAGCCGAACTTGACCGGATTGTTGCTGGATGCAAGGCAAATCAAGTGGGCGATTGTTATGTCATTCGTTCTCTGGCAAATCATGAACTTTGCCAAACAGACCACTAA
- a CDS encoding DUF6111 family protein produces MLRGILFHLIPLLLPFIVYGVYLYFNKRAGGEKTWQGKSVAIATIFGLILMGASLITLAILRDDTKEGVYTPARFEDGKIIEPQFIPSEKK; encoded by the coding sequence ATGCTCAGAGGTATTTTATTCCATCTCATTCCGCTGCTTTTACCGTTCATTGTCTATGGTGTTTATCTCTATTTCAATAAACGCGCCGGCGGAGAAAAGACCTGGCAGGGGAAATCTGTTGCGATAGCAACAATCTTTGGCTTGATCCTTATGGGGGCAAGTCTCATTACTCTCGCTATTTTGAGGGATGATACCAAAGAAGGCGTGTATACGCCGGCCCGTTTTGAAGATGGAAAGATTATCGAACCCCAGTTTATCCCTTCAGAAAAAAAATAA
- a CDS encoding DUF1285 domain-containing protein: protein MTTTASQNGLNAIISQIKDKKHPPVHLWNPDFCGDLDMKIARDGTWYYLGSPIGRKPLVKLFSGVIRLDDDGKYYLVTPVEKIGITVEDAPFVAVEMFREGSGKDQVLSFRTHVDDFVIVDDSHPLRLAINAENNEPSPYVRVRSNLEALIARPVFYDLVELCEEQEIDGEKRFGVWSSGSFFDFGSVDDIFE, encoded by the coding sequence ATGACAACGACAGCATCACAAAATGGACTTAACGCAATAATCAGTCAGATCAAGGACAAGAAGCATCCGCCGGTTCACTTGTGGAACCCGGACTTTTGCGGCGACCTTGATATGAAGATTGCGCGGGATGGGACATGGTATTATCTGGGCTCGCCAATTGGGAGAAAGCCTTTGGTGAAGCTGTTTTCTGGCGTTATTCGGCTGGATGATGACGGCAAATATTATCTGGTAACGCCAGTTGAAAAAATTGGAATTACGGTAGAAGATGCCCCCTTCGTCGCAGTAGAAATGTTTCGCGAAGGGTCCGGTAAAGATCAGGTTTTGAGCTTCAGAACACATGTTGACGATTTCGTGATCGTTGATGACAGCCATCCATTGCGATTGGCAATTAATGCGGAAAATAACGAACCTTCGCCCTATGTGCGCGTCAGAAGCAATCTGGAAGCGCTAATAGCACGTCCCGTTTTTTATGACCTTGTGGAACTATGCGAGGAGCAGGAAATCGACGGGGAAAAAAGGTTTGGCGTATGGAGCAGTGGCTCTTTTTTTGATTTTGGGTCGGTAGATGACATTTTTGAATAA
- a CDS encoding AAA family ATPase produces MDDIHNTEDKILEQVDILSSRLQDIKTAISGQIFGQEEVIELTLTTLFAGGHALLIGVPGLAKTKLVETLGGVLGLHNKRIQFTPDLMPADILGSEILETAADGQRHFRFIKGPIFTQLLMSDEINRASPRTQSALLQAMQEKRVTIAGEEHILPEPFHVLATQNPIEQEGTYPLPEAQLDRFMMQIDVGYPDERTEKQILIETTGTNTPHIPAVLSASELLKAQQLVRSVPVSDQVIEAILKLVRQARPEQSENALVKQYVTWGPGPRASQALILAARARALLENRLSPSIDDVIDLAIPILKHRMALSYSARAENITEENIIQSLTQTMQ; encoded by the coding sequence ATGGATGACATACATAACACAGAAGACAAAATTCTCGAACAGGTAGATATATTGTCGTCCCGGCTGCAGGATATAAAAACGGCTATATCCGGGCAAATCTTTGGTCAGGAAGAAGTGATCGAACTGACATTAACTACTTTGTTTGCTGGCGGACACGCTTTGCTGATCGGCGTTCCCGGCCTAGCCAAAACAAAGCTTGTTGAAACCCTCGGCGGCGTCCTTGGCCTGCATAATAAACGTATTCAGTTCACCCCAGACCTGATGCCCGCTGATATTCTCGGATCAGAAATCCTGGAAACAGCCGCGGATGGGCAACGGCACTTTCGTTTTATCAAGGGTCCCATTTTCACCCAGCTTCTCATGTCTGACGAAATAAACCGCGCCAGTCCTCGAACCCAGTCAGCATTGTTGCAGGCCATGCAGGAAAAAAGAGTCACCATTGCCGGAGAGGAGCATATTTTACCAGAACCATTTCACGTTCTGGCAACCCAAAATCCCATCGAACAGGAAGGCACCTATCCGCTACCGGAAGCTCAACTGGACCGTTTCATGATGCAGATCGATGTCGGATACCCGGATGAACGAACCGAGAAGCAGATCCTTATTGAAACGACCGGAACAAACACACCCCATATTCCGGCAGTCCTCTCTGCCAGCGAACTTTTAAAAGCCCAGCAATTGGTCAGATCTGTTCCTGTAAGTGATCAGGTTATCGAGGCGATTTTAAAGCTGGTTCGTCAGGCTCGTCCGGAACAATCTGAAAACGCGCTTGTCAAACAGTATGTCACCTGGGGGCCGGGCCCTCGTGCCAGCCAGGCCCTGATCCTTGCTGCACGTGCTAGAGCATTACTGGAAAATCGTTTGAGCCCTTCTATTGATGATGTGATCGACCTCGCTATTCCGATCTTGAAGCATAGAATGGCGCTTTCCTATTCCGCCCGGGCAGAAAATATAACGGAAGAAAATATCATTCAATCTCTCACACAGACCATGCAATAA
- a CDS encoding response regulator yields MARILLAEDDNSMRYFLARSLELAGHEVLAFADGEDAIPALNAGPFDILISDIVMPRIGGIELAVRAKEIVEGLPVIFITGFSAVAIEDMDTVEGISQMLSKPFHLNSLVDAVDRAIEAKEAS; encoded by the coding sequence ATGGCCCGAATACTCCTAGCTGAAGACGATAATTCGATGCGGTATTTCCTTGCGCGCAGTCTGGAGCTGGCGGGTCATGAAGTCCTGGCATTTGCCGATGGTGAAGATGCAATCCCGGCCCTGAATGCAGGGCCTTTTGATATCCTGATTTCTGATATCGTCATGCCCCGCATCGGCGGTATTGAGCTGGCGGTCCGGGCAAAAGAAATTGTCGAAGGATTGCCGGTAATCTTTATCACTGGATTCTCTGCGGTTGCCATCGAAGATATGGATACAGTTGAAGGGATTAGCCAGATGCTTTCCAAGCCGTTTCACCTGAATTCCCTTGTGGATGCTGTGGATCGGGCCATTGAAGCAAAAGAGGCTTCCTAA
- a CDS encoding N-formylglutamate amidohydrolase: MPDGLPEKSTFHVSTPESWTGPVIFSSPHSGRQYPDSFVDQSPLSFGDLRKSEDFLIDALFKAVPAKGCPLITATFPRAYCDVNRKAYELDPDMFLEPLPSYVTTFSPRISAGIGTIPKIVSDGLFIHPGPISFSEAQNRINTCYKPYHSALNILMNRTLEKFGKAFLIDCHSMPSQPPIRLPDFVLGDRYGQSCPAWLRALVKKNLNSLGYTVAFNAPYAGGFITQKYARPDRQIFSLQIEISRALYMEQDAIEPNDHFPILQAQITDLIDDIVHGCLAEGLVSSSLHPNIQAAE; the protein is encoded by the coding sequence ATGCCTGATGGCCTGCCAGAAAAATCAACTTTTCATGTTTCAACGCCAGAGAGTTGGACCGGCCCTGTTATTTTTTCGTCCCCTCATAGTGGCCGCCAATACCCCGATTCATTTGTTGATCAGTCCCCTCTTTCCTTCGGTGATTTACGCAAATCAGAAGATTTCCTGATCGATGCGCTTTTCAAAGCGGTGCCAGCGAAGGGCTGTCCGCTTATTACAGCCACCTTCCCGCGAGCTTATTGTGATGTAAACCGCAAAGCCTATGAGCTGGACCCTGATATGTTTCTGGAGCCCCTGCCAAGTTATGTGACAACATTTAGCCCACGCATTTCAGCGGGGATTGGAACGATCCCAAAAATCGTGTCAGACGGCCTTTTTATTCACCCTGGGCCGATCTCGTTCAGTGAGGCCCAAAACCGCATTAACACCTGCTATAAGCCTTACCATAGTGCCTTAAACATCTTAATGAACCGAACCCTTGAAAAATTTGGGAAGGCGTTTTTGATCGACTGTCATTCGATGCCTTCGCAACCACCAATCCGCTTACCGGATTTTGTTCTAGGGGATCGTTACGGTCAATCCTGTCCAGCGTGGCTTCGCGCTCTGGTGAAAAAAAATCTCAACTCACTGGGGTACACAGTCGCCTTTAACGCCCCCTACGCCGGTGGTTTTATAACGCAGAAATATGCCCGGCCCGACAGACAGATATTCAGCCTGCAAATTGAGATCAGCCGCGCTCTTTACATGGAACAGGACGCGATTGAACCCAACGATCACTTCCCGATCTTGCAGGCGCAAATTACAGATCTGATCGATGATATTGTTCACGGCTGTCTTGCTGAAGGCCTTGTATCCAGCAGTCTGCACCCGAATATTCAAGCGGCAGAATAA